The genomic interval ATCGCCCTGAGTCCGTATCTGGTTTTAGTCGACAGCTTCATCTACATCACCCTCCGTGGTAGGAGGATACTATACCCAACTTTATTTGTCAAGTATCCTATGAGCCACTTAGATATCAGTCCTGAAAAACCGCCCCTCTGTTGCCGGACGTAACGAAAGCCCTGTAGCGCTCCAGATACGAGGTGGCCCCGGGCTGCATCATCGGAATCCATTCCCTCTTGCGGCGTTCCAACTCATCGGCGTCGACCATGAGATCCAGTTTTCTGGCAGGTATATCTATCACTATTTCGTCGCCGTCTTCGACAAGCCCTATAGGTCCTCCTGCGGCGGCTTCCGGCGACACGTGGCCTATGGAGGCTCCTCTGGTGGCCCCGGAGAAACGCCCGTCGGTTATTAGAGCCACTGAGCCACCCTGCCCTCTTCCCATTATCGCCGAGGTGGGAGCCAGCATCTCCCTCATTCCAGGTCCACCCTTAGGTCCCTCGTAGCGGATGACTATAACGTCTCCGTCGGAGATGAGGCCTTTCATTATGGCCTCTCCCGCCGCCTCCTCCGACTCGAAAACCCTGGCTGGACCTCTGTGACGCATCATCTCGGGAGACACGGCGGTCTGCTTCACCACCGCTCCGTCGGGAGCCAACGTTCCCTTGAGGACGGCTATACCACCCTCGGGATCAACCGGATCTGAGACGGGATGGATAACCGACCTGTCCTTGATCTCCGCTTCGGCCACGTTCTCCGCCACGGTACGACCGGTGCAGGTGATCGAATCTCCGTGAATCAAACCGGCGTCCAGAAGCTCTTTCAGCACGGCTTGGATTCCTCCGGCCTTCCAGAGATCCTCTATGTGATGAGCCCCGCCAGGGCTCATGCTGCACAGGTGAGGTGTACGGCGGCTGATGGCGTCCATATCCTCCAAGGTGAGATCCACCCCGGCCGAGTGGGCGACGGCGGGAAGATGGAGAGCTGTGTTGGTGGAACCTCCCAGAGCCATATCTACCGCTACTGCGTTCTCGAAGGCCTTTTTCGTCAATATCTTTCTGGGCTTTATATCCTTCTCCAACAGTTCCATTATCTGTCTGCCTGCATCCTTGGCCAGACGATCCCTGGCGGCGAACACGGCGGGAATGGTCCCATTCCAGGGAAGTGCCAGTCCCAAAGCTTCCATCATGCAGTTCATGGTGTTGGCGGTGAACATTCCCGAACAGGAACCACAGGTAGGACAGGCCGAATCCTCTAGCTCGAGAAGCTCCTTATCGGATATCTGATCGACCGCTTTTTTCCCAACCGCCTCGAATACCGTACTCAGATCGGTAGCGCAACCGGGGGAGGAACCGGCCAACATGGCACCGCCGCTGATCACTATGGAAGGTATATCCAGAGTGGCCGCCGCCATCGCCATGGCCGGTATGATCTTATCGCAGTTGGTGACCAACACAAGACCGTCCAGACCGTGGGCCTGGGTCATAAGCTCTATAGAGTCCTTTATCAGCTCTCTGCTGGGAAGGGAGAATTTCATCCCCTTGTGCCCCATGGCTATCCCATCGCACACCCCTATTACGGGAAACTCAAGAGGGAGACCTCCTGCTGCATAGACACCGGCTTTGACCGCTCCGGCTATACGGTTGAGGTGAATATGCCCCGGAATGATCGAGTTATAGGCGTTGACGACCCCTATCCAAGGACGGTCGATCTCCCAATCGGTGTAACCGTTTGCCTTCATCAAGGATCGATGAGGAGCCCTCTCGAACCCCTTCTTTACGAAATCGCTGTTCAAGTCAAATCCCCCTTTGGATTAACCCCATATCAGGCTGGGCAGAAAAACCGTCAGCCACGGAACGTAGGTGGTCAACAGAAGCACAGCCATAAGCACCAGGACCATAGGAACTATAGGGCGGCTTATCTCCTCCACCGACAGCCCCGTTATGGCGCTGGCGACGTAGATATCGATAGCCACCGGAGGCGTGGCCATACCGATAGCCAGTCCAACCGCTATCATCACGCCGAAATGGATCAGATCTCCTCCCATCTGAATTACCGTGGGCAGAAAGATCGGTGTCAGTATTATCAATGCCGAAGCTGTCTCCATCACCATACCGGCCAGGAGCACTATCACAAGTATCATCAGATACACCATGGCCTCGTTGCCTCCGGCCACGCCTAACAAGGCACTGGCGACAGCCTCCGGGACCTCGTAAAAGGCCAATCCCCATCCGAAAAGCTTGGACGTCGCTATGATGAACATTATCAAAGACGAGGTAACCCCCGCCCCCACCACCAGGCGATAGAACTTCTTCCAATCCATGGAACGATAGACAAAGAAAGCGACTCCCAGAGAATACACCACGGCTATGGCCGCCGCCTCCGAAGGGGTGAAGAAACCTGAGAAGATCCCCCCTAGTATTATCACAGGGGTCATCAGACCCCATATCGAATCCTTAAAACGCCGCCTCTTCTCCTCCTTAGGAACGGGATCGGCGGCAGGGTAGTTTCTCTTCTTTGCAACCCGGAGAGCCAGAACGATAAGCCCCGTTCCCATAAGAGCTCCGGGAATGAATCCAGCCATAAAAAGCTTTGCCACAGACTCTCCGGCTATAACGGCGTAGAGCACCATCGGAACGCTGGGCGGTATAACCACTCCGATGGTCCCCGACGCTGCGATGAGAGCGGCGGAAAAATCCAGATCGTAGCCCTTTTCCTTGAGTTCCGGCAGAAGGGCCGATCCCACAGCGGCGGTAGTAGCAGCGCCGGAGCCGGAGATGGCCGCTATGAACATGGAGGCCACTGTGGAGACTATCGAGAGCCCCCCTCTGATCCTGCCCAGAGAGGCCTCGGCAAACGCCACGATCCTCTCGGAGATCCCCCCCTTGGCCAGAATATCACCGGCCAATATGAAGAATGGAACTGCCACCAGGGCAAAAGAGTTGTTCCCCGTAAACATCATCTGAGGCACCATCTGAAGGGGCAGGCCGTTGAGAAGCAGGACTATAGTGGCAGCCACCCCTATGGCCAGGCCTATCGGCATCCCCAGCGCCATCAGCAGGAAAAAAGCGCCTCCCAACACGAACCCCATCAGGAATCCCCCTCAAAGAGACCTTTGAAACCGGCCACGAGATGGAGTATCACCACGACACAGAAAAGAGGATACATGGCGTAGATCCACCTCATGGAAACGCCCAGAGCCGGAGTCGTCTGAAAGGCCTCGGTCTCCATAAGAGCACCTCCGTACCAGCCCACTATCACGAAGAAAGCCACGGCCATGGACTGCACCACCACCGCCACGAAAAGGCGCAGAGGCCGGGGAAGCCTCTCGGTAAGAAAAGTTATCGATATATGACTTCCCCGGTAAAAGGCGACGGCGGCTCCTACCAGCGAGGCTCCAACCAGCATGAACCGTACCAACTCCTCGGACCATATGAGGGCGTCCCCGAATATCCGGCAGAGTATCTGAGCTGTCGTCAGGGCTACCATAGCTATCATGAGGACGAACAGAAGGACCTCGCAGGCCCTGTTCACCCTATCGCTCAAGACAGTAACGAAAGCCATTGCTTTTATTTCGTGTCGACGATGGCCTTGATCGTCTCGGCACCGAACTTATCGGTATATTTGTCGTATATGGGTTTTACAGCCTCTCGGAAAGCCGCAAGATCCGGCTCCGTAACCTCCATACCCTGATCCTTCAAGAACTGGAGCCACTCGGCGGCCTTCTGGTTGTCCAGGTCTCTGTTCGCCTTGGAGGCAGCCTTGGCGGCGTTCTCGATCAACTCATGCTGCGAGGAAGAGAGCTTCTTCCATGTAGCCATGCTCATCATTATGACGTTCGGAGCGTAGGCATGCCTGGTCAATGCAAGATATTTCTGGCTCTCGTAGAGCTTGAAGGAAACTATCACGTTCAGAGGATTTTCCTGCCCGTCTATGGTTCCCTGCTGAAGAGCCGTCAGGGCCTCGGTCCATGCCATGGGGACGGCGTTAGCTCCAAGGGTCTTGAAGCTCTCGACGTAAACCGGATTCTGCATGAGCCGTATCTTAAGCCCCTTCATGTCCTCAGGCTCCTTAACGGGCCTCACGCTGTTGGTGAGGTTGCGGAATCCCCTCTCTCCGTAGGCAAGTCCCTTCCATCCGAACTTTTCCATACCGTCCAGCATCTTCTGTCCCACCGGGCCGTCCAACACCGCGTAGGCATGGTCGGTATCCCGGAAGAGGAAAGGCAGGTCGAAAACACCGAACTGAGGCATAAAGTTGATGATCGGGCCTCCGGTTATGATCGCCGCGTCCACCACTCCCATCCTCATGTTCTCCAGAAGGGTCCTCTCGTCGCCTAACTTGGCGTTGGGAAAAATGGTAACCTTCAGATCCTCGCCCCCAGCCTCCACCACTTCCTTGAACTTCAGAGCACACACGTGAAAGGCGTCCTGTTCGTTGACCACGTGGGCCAGCTTGAGGGTTCTTTCCTTGGCTAAACCGGTACTCACCGCTGAAACGACCAACATAGCGGCCAAAGCGCACATCACAGATTTTCTCATCTTCTTCTTACCTCCCCTTCTTGGTTGGACCAATGGTACTACCAAAACCGAGGACATTATATTAGAATAGGGATCGCTTGACAACACCGAATAGGATCTACACGGAGGGGATGGAACAAGATGGAAAGTAAGAGGAAGAACCTTATAGATAGAATAGCCGAACTTATAGAGGGAGGGGATTTCCCCTTGGGGAAACTCCCCTCCGAGAGGGATTTCGCCGAGACCCTAGGGGTTAGCAGAGGCCTCTTGAGAGAGGCACTGGTCACCATGGAGGGCATGGGCATACTGGACATAAAGGGCAGAGAGGGAATATACGTCACAGGAAGGGACATAGCCTCAAGCCTGGACGGGGTGATATCGGGGGTCATGCTGTGGCCTCACGAGACCATGGATCAGCTGATGGAGATGAGACGTCTGGTCGAGATT from Dethiosulfovibrio russensis carries:
- the ilvD gene encoding dihydroxy-acid dehydratase; the encoded protein is MNSDFVKKGFERAPHRSLMKANGYTDWEIDRPWIGVVNAYNSIIPGHIHLNRIAGAVKAGVYAAGGLPLEFPVIGVCDGIAMGHKGMKFSLPSRELIKDSIELMTQAHGLDGLVLVTNCDKIIPAMAMAAATLDIPSIVISGGAMLAGSSPGCATDLSTVFEAVGKKAVDQISDKELLELEDSACPTCGSCSGMFTANTMNCMMEALGLALPWNGTIPAVFAARDRLAKDAGRQIMELLEKDIKPRKILTKKAFENAVAVDMALGGSTNTALHLPAVAHSAGVDLTLEDMDAISRRTPHLCSMSPGGAHHIEDLWKAGGIQAVLKELLDAGLIHGDSITCTGRTVAENVAEAEIKDRSVIHPVSDPVDPEGGIAVLKGTLAPDGAVVKQTAVSPEMMRHRGPARVFESEEAAGEAIMKGLISDGDVIVIRYEGPKGGPGMREMLAPTSAIMGRGQGGSVALITDGRFSGATRGASIGHVSPEAAAGGPIGLVEDGDEIVIDIPARKLDLMVDADELERRKREWIPMMQPGATSYLERYRAFVTSGNRGAVFQD
- a CDS encoding TRAP transporter large permease — its product is MGFVLGGAFFLLMALGMPIGLAIGVAATIVLLLNGLPLQMVPQMMFTGNNSFALVAVPFFILAGDILAKGGISERIVAFAEASLGRIRGGLSIVSTVASMFIAAISGSGAATTAAVGSALLPELKEKGYDLDFSAALIAASGTIGVVIPPSVPMVLYAVIAGESVAKLFMAGFIPGALMGTGLIVLALRVAKKRNYPAADPVPKEEKRRRFKDSIWGLMTPVIILGGIFSGFFTPSEAAAIAVVYSLGVAFFVYRSMDWKKFYRLVVGAGVTSSLIMFIIATSKLFGWGLAFYEVPEAVASALLGVAGGNEAMVYLMILVIVLLAGMVMETASALIILTPIFLPTVIQMGGDLIHFGVMIAVGLAIGMATPPVAIDIYVASAITGLSVEEISRPIVPMVLVLMAVLLLTTYVPWLTVFLPSLIWG
- a CDS encoding TRAP transporter small permease, whose translation is MAFVTVLSDRVNRACEVLLFVLMIAMVALTTAQILCRIFGDALIWSEELVRFMLVGASLVGAAVAFYRGSHISITFLTERLPRPLRLFVAVVVQSMAVAFFVIVGWYGGALMETEAFQTTPALGVSMRWIYAMYPLFCVVVILHLVAGFKGLFEGDS
- a CDS encoding TRAP transporter substrate-binding protein, whose protein sequence is MRKSVMCALAAMLVVSAVSTGLAKERTLKLAHVVNEQDAFHVCALKFKEVVEAGGEDLKVTIFPNAKLGDERTLLENMRMGVVDAAIITGGPIINFMPQFGVFDLPFLFRDTDHAYAVLDGPVGQKMLDGMEKFGWKGLAYGERGFRNLTNSVRPVKEPEDMKGLKIRLMQNPVYVESFKTLGANAVPMAWTEALTALQQGTIDGQENPLNVIVSFKLYESQKYLALTRHAYAPNVIMMSMATWKKLSSSQHELIENAAKAASKANRDLDNQKAAEWLQFLKDQGMEVTEPDLAAFREAVKPIYDKYTDKFGAETIKAIVDTK